One Bacteroidales bacterium DNA window includes the following coding sequences:
- the rlmD gene encoding 23S rRNA (uracil(1939)-C(5))-methyltransferase RlmD has translation MAKSAKVYGKIIENLEITEAASEGVCIGKHEGKIIFVPFAVPGDVVDVMLVRSKKNYSEGFIRNIHKKGPSRVNPICSHFTLCGGCRWQHMDYQTQLSIKEKQVADNIERIGGVEVEKTFPITPSPNIFHYRNKLEFAFTDQRWLMEDELNKATERRGLGFHLPGRFDKVFSVDCCYLQDDYENEIRKVALETALLQDLSFYNRKSHDGFLRNLMIRNSSSFHWMVTVVFGFYDKQKINTYLSELKEKLPLVKSWIYIINEKANDSMNDLDFNLFYGDEFFVETMEHLRFNVGPLSFYQVNVPQATEMYRMVRKLSNLNGSEIVYDLYTGTGTIALFVAPNAKKVIGIENVPQAIDDAKKNATQNNINNAEFYCGDLAKTLNDSFIAQHGHPEVIITDPPRSGMHPDVVAQILKIEPDRIIYVSCNPATQARDIALLKEKYKVLETHPFDMFPHTHHVENIALLKKIT, from the coding sequence ATGGCTAAATCTGCAAAAGTTTACGGAAAAATAATTGAAAATCTTGAAATAACAGAAGCCGCTTCTGAAGGCGTTTGTATTGGTAAACATGAGGGGAAAATAATTTTTGTCCCATTTGCTGTGCCCGGAGATGTTGTAGATGTGATGCTGGTTAGGAGTAAAAAAAACTATTCAGAAGGATTTATTCGAAATATACACAAAAAAGGACCAAGTCGCGTTAATCCAATATGCTCGCATTTTACATTGTGCGGTGGCTGCCGTTGGCAACACATGGACTATCAAACGCAGTTGAGCATCAAAGAAAAGCAAGTTGCTGACAATATTGAGAGAATTGGTGGTGTGGAAGTTGAAAAAACTTTCCCTATTACTCCGTCTCCAAATATTTTTCATTATAGAAATAAATTGGAATTTGCTTTTACTGACCAGCGCTGGCTAATGGAAGATGAGCTAAATAAAGCAACGGAAAGAAGAGGCTTGGGATTTCATTTGCCGGGCAGATTTGACAAAGTTTTTTCAGTAGATTGCTGCTATTTGCAAGATGATTATGAAAATGAAATACGCAAAGTAGCTCTTGAAACCGCATTGTTGCAAGATTTATCTTTTTATAACAGAAAAAGTCACGATGGCTTTTTGCGAAATTTAATGATTAGGAATAGCTCTTCTTTTCATTGGATGGTTACAGTTGTTTTTGGATTTTATGACAAACAAAAAATAAATACCTATTTGTCTGAGCTAAAAGAGAAGCTGCCATTAGTAAAATCTTGGATTTACATTATTAATGAAAAAGCCAATGATTCCATGAATGATTTGGATTTCAACCTTTTTTATGGAGATGAATTTTTTGTGGAAACAATGGAGCATTTGCGTTTTAATGTAGGACCTCTTTCGTTTTATCAAGTAAATGTGCCACAAGCAACAGAAATGTATAGAATGGTTAGGAAACTTTCTAATCTGAATGGCTCTGAAATAGTTTATGATTTATACACAGGAACAGGAACTATAGCTCTTTTTGTGGCACCGAATGCGAAAAAAGTTATTGGAATTGAAAATGTGCCTCAAGCAATTGATGATGCTAAAAAAAATGCAACTCAAAATAATATTAATAACGCGGAATTTTATTGTGGAGATTTAGCCAAAACCTTGAACGATAGCTTTATTGCACAGCATGGGCATCCGGAAGTTATTATCACAGACCCGCCGCGTTCGGGAATGCACCCCGATGTTGTTGCGCAAATCCTGAAAATTGAGCCTGATAGAATAATTTATGTTAGCTGCAATCCAGCAACTCAAGCAAGAGACATCGCTTTATTAAAAGAAAAATATAAAGTTTTAGAAACGCATCCTTTTGATATGTTTCCGCATACTCATCATGTGGAAAATATTGCATTATTGAAAAAAATAACGTAA
- a CDS encoding MoxR family ATPase: MTTSIDIHELNDRVQRESAFIDLIRLELGKSIVGQKNMVDRLLIALFANGHLLLEGVPGLAKTLAIKSLASTIDAKFSRIQFTPDLLPADLIGTMIYSPKSEQFNVKKGPIFSNFILADEINRSPAKVQSALLEAMQERQVTIGETTYKLDEPFLVMATQNPIEQEGTYALPEAQVDRFMMKVLVTYPEKEEEKLIIRQNLAPTYPLPNKVATIEQIMNARKLVTDIYLDEKIENYITDIVFASRFPQRFGLVKFKEMINYGASPRAGINMALASKAYALLNHRGYVLPEDIRAIAPDVMRHRIGLSYEAEAENISTDHIITEILNAVQVP, encoded by the coding sequence ATGACAACAAGTATTGATATTCATGAACTTAACGACCGTGTTCAACGAGAAAGCGCATTTATTGACTTAATTCGCTTAGAACTTGGCAAAAGCATCGTTGGACAAAAAAACATGGTGGACAGGCTGCTAATTGCTCTATTTGCAAATGGACATTTGCTGCTTGAAGGCGTGCCCGGACTTGCTAAAACTTTGGCTATAAAATCTTTAGCTTCTACTATAGATGCGAAGTTTAGCAGAATTCAGTTTACACCAGATTTATTGCCTGCCGACCTTATCGGAACGATGATTTACAGCCCTAAATCAGAGCAGTTTAATGTGAAAAAAGGTCCGATATTTTCAAATTTTATCCTTGCTGATGAGATAAATCGTTCCCCAGCAAAAGTGCAAAGTGCTTTGTTGGAAGCAATGCAAGAGCGTCAAGTTACAATTGGAGAAACAACTTATAAACTTGACGAGCCGTTTTTGGTTATGGCTACTCAAAATCCAATAGAGCAGGAAGGTACGTATGCTTTGCCTGAAGCGCAAGTTGACCGATTTATGATGAAAGTTTTAGTTACTTATCCTGAAAAAGAGGAAGAAAAACTTATAATTCGTCAGAATTTAGCTCCAACTTATCCATTGCCAAACAAAGTGGCTACAATTGAGCAAATTATGAACGCTCGAAAACTTGTAACCGATATTTATCTTGACGAAAAAATTGAAAATTACATTACAGATATAGTCTTTGCAAGTAGATTTCCACAAAGATTTGGATTGGTGAAATTCAAAGAAATGATTAATTACGGAGCTTCGCCAAGAGCCGGAATAAACATGGCTTTAGCTTCAAAGGCTTACGCATTGCTTAATCATCGTGGCTATGTATTGCCAGAAGACATTAGGGCTATTGCTCCTGATGTGATGCGTCATAGAATAGGACTTAGTTATGAAGCCGAAGCTGAAAACATTTCAACAGACCATATTATTACTGAAATCTTAAATGCAGTTCAAGTTCCATAA
- a CDS encoding TIGR00159 family protein: MFLYLDVLFNFRWIDALDILIVGYLLYEFYLLIRGTNAVYVGIGLVIIYVLWKLVELSGMHLLSQIFGAFISVGVLAVIIVFQQEIRKFLLLLGSRNILPGKKSRRFLFWKINDTSPYSLNIEEIIYACLDMSMSKTGALIIISKKNELKEIVQTGSRFKAEVNRDLIKSIFFKNSPLHDGAIVISQNQIIAARCILPVSHRTDLPEEMGMRHRAAIGVTEVTDAVAIVVSEQSGSISVVDHGTIHKNLNLSELEALLKSNFA; the protein is encoded by the coding sequence GTGTTTTTGTATTTAGATGTTTTATTTAATTTCCGTTGGATAGATGCACTAGATATTCTAATTGTAGGTTATCTTTTGTACGAATTTTACTTGCTTATTCGAGGCACAAATGCTGTTTATGTAGGTATTGGACTTGTGATTATTTATGTTTTGTGGAAGCTTGTAGAATTAAGCGGCATGCATCTTTTGAGCCAGATTTTCGGAGCATTTATAAGTGTTGGAGTGCTGGCTGTAATTATCGTTTTCCAGCAGGAAATTAGAAAATTTTTATTGTTATTAGGGTCACGAAATATTTTGCCAGGGAAAAAAAGCAGGCGATTTTTATTTTGGAAAATTAATGATACAAGTCCTTATTCGCTGAATATAGAAGAAATTATATATGCTTGCCTTGATATGAGCATGAGCAAAACTGGTGCTTTGATTATAATTTCAAAAAAGAATGAATTGAAAGAAATTGTGCAGACTGGGAGCAGATTTAAGGCAGAAGTAAATAGAGACCTTATAAAATCAATATTTTTTAAAAATTCGCCATTACATGACGGAGCAATCGTTATAAGCCAAAATCAAATAATTGCTGCCCGCTGTATTTTGCCAGTTTCTCATCGCACTGACCTTCCCGAAGAAATGGGAATGAGGCATAGAGCTGCAATTGGTGTAACTGAAGTTACAGATGCTGTGGCAATTGTGGTTTCAGAGCAATCTGGCAGCATTTCTGTTGTTGACCATGGCACAATACATAAAAATTTAAACTTATCAGAGCTAGAAGCACTCTTAAAATCTAACTTTGCGTAA
- a CDS encoding tyrosine--tRNA ligase yields the protein MKNFVEELKWRGMVHDMMPGLEDYLKEGTGIAYVGIDPTADSLHIGHLVSIMMLKHFQICGHKPIVLVGGATGMIGDPSGKSEERNLLDEETLIANQEGIKNQLMKFLDFDSKQENSALLVNNYSWMKEFSFLSFIRDVGKHITVNYMMAKDSVKKRLSGEVGEGMSFTEFSYQLVQGYDFLFLYQNYNCRLQMGGSDQWGNITTGTELIRRKTGGSAYALTCPLITKADGGKFGKTEKGNIWLDPQKTSPYIFYQFWLNTSDADAEKYIKIFTLLDRKEVEDLVSEHAKAPHLRLLQKRLAKELTIFIHSEEDYEIATEASEILFGKGTTETLAKLPENVFLSVFDGVPMVDVEANKLKAGIPVLEFLADVTNAFASRGEARRMVKDNGVSINKEKISDDVTIDSSYLINNKYILVQKGKKNFYLVKTI from the coding sequence ATGAAAAATTTTGTTGAAGAGCTAAAATGGCGTGGCATGGTTCACGATATGATGCCAGGATTAGAAGATTACCTAAAAGAAGGAACAGGAATTGCTTATGTTGGCATTGACCCAACAGCCGATTCTTTGCATATAGGTCATTTGGTTTCAATAATGATGTTGAAACATTTTCAAATATGCGGTCATAAGCCTATTGTTTTAGTTGGAGGTGCCACAGGCATGATTGGAGACCCGTCCGGCAAAAGTGAAGAACGCAATTTATTAGACGAAGAAACATTAATTGCAAATCAAGAGGGAATAAAAAATCAATTAATGAAATTTCTTGATTTTGATAGCAAGCAAGAAAATTCCGCGCTATTGGTAAACAACTATTCATGGATGAAAGAATTTTCCTTCCTTTCATTTATCAGAGATGTTGGCAAGCATATTACTGTAAATTACATGATGGCAAAAGATAGCGTTAAAAAAAGACTTAGCGGCGAAGTTGGCGAAGGAATGTCGTTTACAGAATTTTCATATCAATTAGTTCAAGGCTACGATTTTTTATTTTTATATCAAAACTACAATTGCCGACTACAAATGGGCGGCAGCGACCAATGGGGAAATATTACAACTGGCACAGAACTCATCAGGAGAAAAACCGGAGGAAGTGCTTATGCCCTAACCTGCCCATTAATAACAAAAGCTGACGGCGGAAAATTTGGAAAAACTGAAAAAGGAAATATTTGGCTTGACCCACAAAAAACTTCGCCTTATATTTTTTACCAATTTTGGCTCAATACCTCCGATGCTGATGCTGAAAAATATATAAAAATCTTTACCTTGCTCGACAGAAAAGAAGTTGAAGATTTAGTTTCAGAACACGCAAAAGCTCCTCATTTAAGGCTGCTGCAAAAAAGATTGGCAAAAGAACTCACAATTTTTATTCATTCAGAAGAAGACTACGAAATTGCTACCGAAGCCAGCGAAATTCTTTTTGGCAAAGGAACTACTGAAACTCTTGCAAAACTTCCTGAAAATGTTTTCTTATCTGTATTTGACGGCGTTCCGATGGTAGATGTAGAAGCAAATAAACTAAAAGCAGGCATTCCTGTTCTTGAGTTCTTAGCTGATGTTACTAACGCTTTTGCATCTCGTGGAGAAGCTCGCAGAATGGTTAAGGACAACGGCGTTTCAATAAACAAAGAAAAAATAAGCGATGATGTAACTATCGACAGCTCTTATCTTATAAATAATAAATACATCCTTGTGCAAAAAGGGAAAAAGAATTTCTACTTGGTGAAAACTATTTGA